From the Brassica napus cultivar Da-Ae chromosome A8, Da-Ae, whole genome shotgun sequence genome, one window contains:
- the LOC106436185 gene encoding GDSL esterase/lipase 3 translates to MKSSRLFSTILFLYTIILSISSINCKENNNNLVTNQAALFVFGDSLFDVGNNNYINTTTRSNFFPYGQTFFKVPTGRVSDGRLITDFIAEKAWLPLIPPNLQPGNSNSQLTYGVNFASAGAGALVETFPGMVIDLGTQLNSFRNVERSLRSALGDAEAKKIFSRAVYMFSIGSNDLFFPLVANSSLFQSNTKERFVDFVIGNTTSVLEEVYKMGGRKFGFLNMGAYECAPPSLLLDPTNIGSCSKPVAELINLHNKKFPDALNRLQRELSGFRYALHDYHTSLLDRINNPSKYGFKVGQMGCCGSGPFRGINTCGGRMGQSYELCENVNDYLFFDSSHLTEKAHQQIAELVWSGPPNVTRPYNLKALFELN, encoded by the exons ATGAAAAGCTCTCGACTATTTTCAACCATCTTGTTCCTCTACACAATCATCTTATCGATAAGCTCAATCAACTGCAAAGAGAATAATAACAATCTCGTCACGAACCAAGCTGCTTTGTTCGTGTTCGGAGATTCTCTGTTCGATGTCGGAAACAACAACTATATCAATACTACCACCCGATCCAATTTCTTTCCATATGGTCAAACCTTTTTCAAGGTTCCTACTGGAAGAGTTTCTGACGGACGCTTGATTACCGATTTCATCg CTGAGAAGGCATGGTTACCGTTGATCCCACCAAATCTACAACCAGGCAACAGTAACAGTCAGTTGACCTATGGAGTTAATTTTGCTTCTGCTGGTGCTGGAGCTTTGGTAGAAACCTTTCCCGGAATg GTGATAGATTTGGGAACACAGTTAAATAGCTTCAGGAACGTGGAAAGGAGCTTGAGATCTGCACTAGGAGATGCAGAGGCCAAAAAGATTTTCTCAAGAGCTGTTTATATGTTTAGTATCGGAAGCAACGATTTATTTTTTCCCTTGGTGGCAAACTCTTCACTTTTCCAATCCAATACCAAAGAGAGATTCGTTGATTTTGTTATTGGTAACACGACATCCGTGCTCGAg GAAGTGTATAAAATGGGAGGAAGGAAGTTTGGATTCTTGAATATGGGAGCATACGAGTGTGCACCACCCTCGTTGCTCTTGGACCCAACAAACATAGGATCTTGTTCCAAACCAGTCGCTGAGCTGATCAATTTGCACAATAAGAAGTTTCCGGATGCTTTAAACCGGCTACAACGTGAACTTTCCGGATTTAGATATGCTCTTCACGACTATCACACTTCTTTGTTGGATAGAATTAACAATCCTTCTAAATATG GGTTTAAAGTCGGGCAGATGGGATGTTGTGGAAGCGGACCATTTAGAGGAATCAATACTTGTGGAGGCCGAATGGGACAAAGTTACGAATTATGCGAAAATGTTAACGATTACTTGTTTTTCGATTCATCACATTTGACAGAGAAGGCACATCAACAAATCGCAGAGCTGGTATGGAGTGGACCGCCTAATGTCACTAGACCGTACAATCTCAAAGCTTTATTTGAGCTTAATTAA